The window GGGTTATCGATAACCAACTGTCGCCATATTAACAGGAACAGGCTAATAAAGGCAATAACACTTAAGGCGATGATGTAATTGGCGGCAAACCAATCGTCGGTTTGACCACGCTCTAAAACTACCTGCAAAGCACCTATGCCAATTACCAATAATATGATGCCCCACCAGTCGATGGCCTTTTGAACAGGCGGCCTGGGTGTTTCCTTTATAAAAATGTAAGATAGAAATGCCGCCGCCAGGCCTATTGGGATGTTAACATAAAAAATCCACTGCCATTGGTAATTATCAACAATAAAACCTCCCAGCACCGGGCCTATAGAAGGGCCTATGATGATACCCAGGCTAAAAATACCGCTGGCGATAGGCCTGTCTTTAACAGAAAATGTATCAAACAAAATAGATTGTGAAGTAGATAGCAACGCCCCGCCGCCTATGCCCTGCAAAAACCTGAAGATAACTAACTCCCATAAATTGGTAGAGAAACCACACATAACCGATGCAGCCGTAAACAGTAGTATCGACCCGATGTAGTACTGCTTACGGCCAAATGTTTGCGCCAGGAAACTGGTCATCGGGATAATGATAACGTTGGCAATAGCGTACGAGGTAATAACCCAGGCTGTATCCTCAAGAGTGGAGCCCAGGTTACCGCTCATGGTATTAATTGATACGTTTACAATAGTCGAATCAATAAGTTCGATGATTGTTGATGTGATAATGGTGATAACGATGATCCACTTTCTGAAACCGGTTTCCATACGGCATTTTTTTTGAAACAAAAGTAGATGCACCTTGTAAAAACCGGCTTATAGAATTCAATCAAATAATTATAAAATTCAAATACACATTAAAAGCACTTATAGCTAAATGCGAACAATCTTACTTTAAATTGACAAATCAACCACGAATTGGCGACTTTTGAATCTATAAAAATCAAACACAAATTTGCAATAGTAAAGGCAACCCTTTAGCTTTACATATGCTTACAGAAACCCTGCAGGAATTTTACCAGCGCCACCCCGACGGAACCAACAATCCTTTTAGCATGAACAATGCCGGGCAGGGGCATTTCAACGTTTTTTTGCGCAGGGGCTGCGTTAAACGATCTCCGTTTGGGCGGCGGGATTTTTATAAGATAGCCCTTGTAATAGGCACCGGCATTATGCATTACACCGATAACCAGGTTATTATTGACAGACCGGCACTGGTATTTTCAGGCCCATTGGTACCATCGTCATGGGAGCAAAACTCCGTGGAGCAAACAGGCTGGTTTTGCCTGTTTACCGAGGCCTTTATTGAATCGCACGAGCATCAGCATGCCATCCGGAATTTCCCGTTGTTTAGGCCCGATACCAACCACATTCTTTTTTTAGACGATGCGCAACTTGCCTTTCTATCAGCTGTGCTTAACAAAATGATGCAAGAGATGGATTCCGACTATCCAAATAAATACGATTTATTGCGCAGCTATCTTCAAATTATGCTGCATGAAGCGTTGAAAATACAGCCGCCACAAACTGCCGAAAAAAACATGAGCGGGGCCGCAAGGATAACCAGTTTATTTTTAGAACACCTGGAGCGCCAGTTTCCTATTGATTCGCCTGGGCAATACCTTAAACTGAAAACTGCCAACGATTTTGCCCAAAACCTGGCTGTGCATGTAAACCATTTAAACCGGTCTGTAAAAGAGATAACCGGAAAAACAACAACCCACCACATTAGCGAGAGGATTTTGAAAGAAGCCCATGCCCTGCTGAAACATACCGACTGGACCATAGCCCAGATTGCCAATGGACTTGGCTTTGAAGAACCTGCCTATTTTACCAACTTTTTTAAAAAACATACAGGGGCGGCACCAGGAGTGTCGAGGGCGTTGATTGTTTAATTATATTTTATCAGTAACAAAATGAACTGGTTAACGTCATAAGTATATTAATACAGATTACCGCAACCTGCAAGTTTTGCTGAATTATTATTAAAAATTAACCCATTAATAACACCTATCATGGCCACAAAAGAATCATTCTCTATAAACGGAGACATCCTGCTTAAAAAAGTAAAAGACCTGATTGCCGAAGGCAACATCAGAAAAATAACTATAACCGATCATTCAGGCAAAGAGCTAATGACTTTCCCATTGGCGGTGGGCCTGGTGGGCATTTTCCTGGCGCCTGTATTGGCGGCAGTTGGCGCAGTAGCCGCGTTAGTTGGCGAGTGTACCATCACTGTTGAACGGGAAGAACCTAAAGAACCGGAAGCCGAAGAAAAAGAAGAAATATAAAATAACTACCGTAATTTGGCGACAAAAAAAATGGACATGCCTGCACCCCATATTTCGTCGCCAGATTACGTTACCAGCTTCAGTTTCGACTATATTGAAACCTATTCGTTTCAGCGCGGAGGTGATTACCAACTAAGATCAAATGTAATCTCTGCTGAGCTTGATACACTTAAAATCCGTAGCGAAAATGAAGGACTCAGCACCGACGAACAAGAACGATACGCCTATTTGAACAATGTTTATTATAAGGTGGGACAATGTATTATTGACGAAAACGGGCAATTTCATCAATCAGCCATAAAAACAAATACTTTTAAACGACAGACCGCTGAAGTTGATCGCTTAATAACGATATTGAATATCCCGGCTGTTAACATCCCCTATTGGATGTGTGCCCCTGTTTACCGCGACGCGGTGGTATTCTATGACAAGGACGGCAACATTACCTCGACACTAAACGTTTGCCTTGGCTGTGAATACATGGCTATCCAACCATCCGAAGAAATAAATGCGGACGCCGAAGCCTACAGGTTAATAAAACAGTTTTTTATCGATTTAGGACACCAGGTTCAAGATGACAAACCCACGGTTATCTAATCATACCGGTTATCTGTCTGTGTCGAGATTAAACAGGCATTTACTCCTTATGCTTCGGTAAAAAGCTAAGAAGCTATTTAACATTACCGGTGCTTTTAAGCGCCCAGTACACCAGCACGGGCTGAAAAAACAGCCTCGCAAACCGTTTACCATCCGTATCTAATCCAAAGGCGCTGCGTTTGTTTACATATTGCGAGATATTGCCGGGGAATATAGCGGTAAAGAAGGCGGCAGCTATTTTACCTGTAGTAGCCTTGTATTTTTTGGGGGCCAGCACCAATGCGCCTCCTAATGTTATTTCGGCAATACCCGAGTACACTACGGTATCGTCTATTTTTAATGGTACCCAGTCGGGCACTTGTGCTTTAAAATCTTTACGTGCAAATGTAAGATGGCTGATACCTGCAAATATTAAACCTGTGCCTAATAATAGCCGGGCGGCTGTTTTTATGTTTTCGTCTTTCACGGTAGTTTATTTACAATTTTGATTAACTATACAAATACCATTCCATCTATAAAATATTACCGGCCGGTAATTGCGGCGGCAGCAAAAAGCAATTTTTATCTGCCCGTTGAATCGAATTAATCAACAGTCATTTTACTTGACGGTTTTTAGGTTAAATCTGCCTACACAACGGCCTTTACTCCCGGCACCTTAACTAACACCGCCGCCAGCAAAAATGAACCAACAACAGCGCCTGGAGCAACAACTAACAACTTAAAGGCCGGATCGACAGCCCATGGTTTAAGCAACACCGATAACGATATCAATACCAGCGGGTGAAAAATATAAACGCAGAAAGTTAGGCGGGAAAGCTTTTTAAAAAAAGCCGATTGATTGTTCCACGTTTGGCAGGCTATCCCCAACAGGGCAACGATGATAAAAATACCTGTGAATTGCTCCCAAACAGCATACATTAATGATTGCCAGTTGCCATGCCCATTGAGGGTTTCGATAGGGCTTTTGCTGATAGTTACTACGGCGTACAATACAGGAAATAATACTACTATCATGATCAACGCCATTACGGCAAATTTTTTACCCAATTGATAATTTACATTATTCAGCCATCGTCCCCGCGAAGCTATAATACCCAAAGCAAACAAAGCTACATACTGCGCAAAATGCCCTATCTGGAAACCAACCGGTTTCAAGATCCAACCGATGGGAAAAAGCCACCGCGTAAAGTAGCTGGCAAGTGCCAGCGCGATGGTAAATAAAATAATTTTCCAGCCACCTGGCGGCATTGGGTTTACTACACCTGGCTTTTTATCAAACCAAAATCTTACTACAACATACAACACGCTGAATAACAATAAAGCCGCTACAAACCAAAGCACCCCAAAATTTATCCAGGGGTGAAAGCCGCCCAGAAATTGCAGATAGGTAATGTTGTTCCCCTGGGCAAATCTATAAACAAGGTAACTTAAAACCGGCGAAAGTATAAACGAATAAAATATGAGCGGGATACCAAGACGTTTCAATCTGTCGCCCAAAAACTTCAAAGCGCCCTTTTTATTATATGACGATTCGGTAAAGTATGCAGAAAGGAAAAAGAAGAAGCCCATGAAAAACGCCTGGTTGGTAGCTACAAACAAAGTCATAGGGATAAGCGCAGCCTTAAGCGTGGTTTTTTCGCTAAAATACCAGCCTCCGGGCGCGCCATAGGTAATAAATGCATGATGCATGATCACCAAAACGGTAAGCACTACCTTTAAATTATCTACATAACCTATTTTGGGGCCGTTGCCATTTGCTGTCGCAGGGATACCGGTTTCTGTTTGCATAAAGCTTTCGATAAAATATATTGTGAAACAGACGGCAATTTTACGCCCTTGTTACAGCATACTGTAAAATTATCTGCCTTTATTTTTTTATCTGAATGGCTAATAATGCACTTTTGCCATCATAATAAGCATCACAACTATCAACATTTATCCTCATGGAAATAAGGCCGGCTACAAAACAGGATTACGACTCAATTTGGGAAATATTCTCGAACGTTATACAACGCGGCGATACCTACGCATTTGACCCTGAAACCCCAAAGGCCGATTTAGACAAATATTGGTTTGGCAGCCCCATTGAAACTTTTGTTGCCGAAGAAGATGGCAAAATACTGGGCACTTATATATTAAAACCCAACCAGCCTGGCCTGGGCAGCCACATTGCCAATTGTGGCTATATGGTGCATCCCGATACCCGCGGCAAAGGTATAGGCAGTTTATTATGCCTGCACTCTATTAAAACAGCTAAAGAACAGGGTTACCGCGGCATGCAATTTAACTTTGTGGTTTCAACTAATGAAAAAGCCGTAAAGCTTTGGCAAAAACACGGTTTCGCCATCATCGGGACCACTCCTGGCGGGTTCAGGCACCGGCAATTGGGCTTTGTAGATACCTATATTATGTACAGAAACCTGTAGCTTAAACTTATTGCTTTCCTGAAACGGGCGGAGTGCTCAGATTGGTATTTCTTTTATCTGCCGGGATCTTTAAAAACGCTTTGTAACTGGTATCCAAATAACTAACAAGGTTAAAAGCAGCACTAAAATAGTTTTTGGTTGATGGGGTATACAAGATCAGAAAATCATCCATATCCTTTCCTTTCAGGGGCAGGTACTTAGCCATATTTTCGGCATTAAAAACCCTGGCTATCTCATCCTGTTGTTGTTGATCCTTCAAAAAGGCGGCTTGTTTAGCTTTTCGTTTTTCATCCTTTTTAAAATAATGTAACCTTATGGCAACGCCGCCTTTATAATATTGAGGATATTTTTCATCGGGCTGGTAAACCACAGTTTGATTATGATAATCGGGCGATTGGAACGAGCCTGTGTGCTTGGCTTCGGTTGCAGTAACATTAACCTGTTTAAGCATATTATGTTCAGGTACCAGGAAAATTTCCATTGGTTTATTGTCGGTCAACAGCACGGTATCTGCCCTGTAAAAACTACCACTGAACACCAACACCTCTCCCACTTTACCTGCGATGGTAAATGAGCCACCTTTATCTGTTATAAAAACTTTATGAGTGGCCTGGTTTTCAATTCTGATGCCTTGCAGCGTTACACGTGTTTTATTTTCAAATACAACCCCGGTTTGGATAGTTTGCCCAATGGCCAATGCCGGAATTACGCCGCCCAGTAGTAATAAAAGTAGATGTTTAAGCATGTTTAAAAATAAGCATAAATCCAATCTGTAACTGCAACGAAATTGCATTTTAACTAAAATTAACATTTAACTATAAATAATTATACCTCAGATACTTAAAAGTCATTTTATTGAAAAAAGATAATTTTTAAACTAACTTTTAATTTAAAAAAGTAATTATATTTGATGTCGGTTTTTAACAGAAATCTTTAAACTTGATTTTGAATACACAGTTACAATCTTCCGGAACCGTTGTTGAGGGCAAATCATTAGCTGTTCATAATCTGTACAACAACTACGCGGCCATGCTATTGGGGTATATATTTGAGGTTGTAAAAAACCGATCAGAAGCCGAGCAATACCTCATCGATGTTTTTACCGACGCCCAAAGCCAGATTGATGAATTTTATAAACCAGGCGTAAATGCGTTTTGCCGCCTGCAACTGATGGCCCGTAAAAAACTGGCAGATATTTTTGTAAGTATCGGGGAATGCAACATTGCCGACAGTCAACACCAACAGCCGTTTTCAGGCGCAAACAAGTTTATCCAACAAATGAATGCCCAACAACAATTTGTTTTTTGTGGATTGCACTGGCATGGCAAAACCATTGGTAAAGTTGCAGCAGAATTAAACAAGTCTGAAAACGACATCAGGAAAATATTGAAGGAGTGTTTTACGATTATCAGGAACAGTAAATGAGGATTGAGGATTACATAGAGAGCGGGATACTGGAAACCTTTGTAATGGGCGCTGCATCTGAGGATGAGGTTAAAGAACTAATGTATATGAAAGCCATGTTCCCGGAGGTTAATGAAGCCTTGCTACAATTGGAACTGGATATGGAGCGTTTAGCTCAAAACATGGCAATTACTCCGCCGGCCGATACCTGGAATAAAATAGAGCAGGAAATAAACGACGTTATTTTACACGAAGCCACCCCACCCGAAAAATACGCCCGGCAAAACAGTGAAGAGGAATTTGACGGCAACAAAAATTACAACAACAAACATCATTATATAGAAGTAGAAGCCGAATCGAGTCACATGAAAATACACAAAAACTGGAAATGGGTTTTTGCTGCTGTTTTTGTGCTGGGTAAGATATTTTTAGGCTGCGCTATTTATTTTTATTTGGAGAACAGACAGGCACAACAACAAATACAGGAGTTGAAAACCGAGCTTAAACAAGTAAAAAAATAATACCAACTTACTGGTATATGATGACGTTGGCTGATGTAATATATTTGACCTCCTTACCTTTATTATGAACCAGCTTATTGATGCTAACTCATTTGAGTACAAGTACGAACGACTTGAAAGCTCAGAACTTATCGCTATTATCCGCAATTCAAGAAACTTTCAGCCTCTTGCTGTTGAAACGGCTTACATCGAACTCCAGCGCAGGGACCTGCCGCCAGAACAGTTTAAAGAAGTAAATGACGAATTTAATCTTTACCTGAAGCGTAAAGTTACCAAACAAACACAGGAGCTAAATTCGCCAAAGGCGGAGCAAGCAAAAAAAGCGCCCGTAAACCAGCAGTTCTTCTCGGCAAAGCGGGTAATCGGCATTGTTTCATTAACCGTGTTGGCAGTTTATTTCATTACGCTTGCCCAGGGCGATACCGCCGTTTTGCGCATGATTACCGAATCCAGCTCGTACCGTCCGTCTTTTTTATTTATTGTAGTGCCTTATTTAATGTTGCCATTGGGCGCCATTGGTTTTGGTTTGAGAAAAAAATTAGGATGGATAATGCTGTCCTGGGCCGTAATGTATAACGCGCTTAAACAGGCCTACTTTTTTAAAAAAGACCTGGATATTAAATTAAATGACCGCTATGCCGATATCATATCAACAGACGAAGTTATCCGGAACATAATAGTTATTAGTTTTTTCGTACTGATATCCGTAATAGTTTGCCTGCCCGGCATCCGCGCCAAAATGAAAACCGGTATATTAACTATGGTGCTAACCATGGTTGCCGCAGTTGGCTTTTTAGCATTGCAGGTAATGAAGGTTATTTAGTCAGTGGTCAGTGGTCGCTTTAAACATAAATGGCGCATCTCGCGATGCGCCATTTATGTTTAATAGTGGGTGATTTTGAAATTTCTCTTGACCCGAGAGGGTGAACAGGAGATGAGCGCCATAGCAGGGGGTCTCAGAACTTGCAAACACACCGCTTTTCGCCTGAGCTAACGCCTGCCTTCCCAAGGAAGGAATCCCACAGCGCTTGTTTTACCACTATTCACTATTCACTGCTTACTACTCACCACCACTCACTGCTCCACCTTCTTCATTGGCTTTTTGCAGTTTTTTAAGCATTTCGCTGCCAATTAAGGCGTCAATAATACCGTTGCCGCCACCTTCTTTGCCGCTTACTAATATCTCTGGCACTAACTTGATTCCGTTGCTGGCAAGGGCTTCGGCTACTCGCACAATAGCGTATTGTTCGGTACCCATGGCTTCGGTTTTTTGTTTGGTAACTTCGGCTTCGGCCATACCTATGGCCTTAATTTTAGCACCTTCGGCTATACCATTCACTTCGGTAGCGTTTGCATCAGCTTTGGCGTTCACAGTTTTGGCTTCGGCATCAGCCTTGGCTATCGTGATCCTCACTTCCGCATCTGCTTTGGCGTTAATGGTTTTGGCTTCGGCCTCACCACGTGATGCGGCAACCCTTGATGCAGCCATTTGTGTATTTATCTCAACCTGGCGGGTTGATTTTACAACCTCTGGCTGCATGTCTGCACCGGCACGGGCGCTTTCAAATTCTTTACGTTCAATTTGCGCGTGGCGTTGTATCTCGTAAGTTACTTTTTCCTGCTCGGCTATTTTACGGTCGGTTAAGGTTTTCATCAAAGCAGCCGGTGGCACTATATCGCCAATCAGGGTATCTACGCCAATTACGTTGTAGCTTTGCAGCACAGTGCTAATGTGTTCTTTAGCATCGTTTTGCCTTTCAATACGGTTAGCCAAAAAGCCGATAACATCACTCCGTTGGGCCGAGTTACGGAAATAGTTGGCAATAGTAGGCTCCAATACCTGCGATACCAGGTTTTTCATTTTACCAAAACGAGCTATCACCTTTGGTGCTTCGTTACGCGGAACGTGTATAATTTGCGACACATCAAGGTTGAAGGTAAAACCATCTGACGACCTTACGGTAATAGTACACAGGTTTTTGTCCAGCTCATGTGCTTCAGTACGGCTGTCGGCCCAGTTAAGCACGATGTTGGTAGTAGGCACAATTTCAACCGCGTGGGTATAAATGTTTACGGGGTGTTTACCAGGGTCAAGCGGTTCGTCCCAAACACCTTTTTCGTTGCGTTTTACAATGTTGCCATGTTTAAAGGCATCACCGCTGGTATCTTTGCCTTCGGGGCCAACAAAGGAGTTAACCACACCTACATAACCAATAGGTATGTATATCATATCTACCTGTTCAACAATTACAAACCAGGGGTTAAGGTAATAAGTACCGGCCAGGATAACATCCTCCTGCAAACCCTTACGGCCGCCGGCGTTGATGAACGCTATAGGGTCCTGGTAGTTTTTATGCCCTTCTACCGAGTAGCCGGCAATTTCGCCTTTGGCCAGCGGCTCACCATCCAGCGTGGTAATAATACCTACTTTGTTTTCCTGTATCTGGGTAATAGGTACCGTTACAATCTCGAACAAGAAAGTATTGATACGGTAACTACCCGGGGTAAGAAAAGCGGCCTGCGGGCCTTTTTGACCATTGTTATCAAGGAACGCAATAGCATCCTGGAATTTATCGCAGTTTACCGGTTTACCAAGCACACGGCCTGTATCAAAGGATGCACCGTCCTTTGCTTTTACCAGCCCAAGCTTGTTTTGCTCAATAATGGTAAAGGGCTCCATGGTAATACCATATTGCCAGGGCCACATGCCCCAGTACAAGCCCGGCGCAAGCGCTTTGGCCTGCATACCTGCCTCGCCATTGGTGGCAATGATACGTCCATCGGGCAACCGGGATTTACTCGATAGTGTAAACTTTTTAACTACAAGGCCAATACGATCATCAGGGACGATCACCATCCCAAAGAATACGCGTAAAACAAATTTGTACAGTACCAATAATAAAATTAGGGGCACAGCATAAAACAACATAACAATTGATTTGTCCATTTTTTTAAGATTTAGAATTTAATTTTTTTTTGATTTTTTAACGGAACCCTTAAGGTGCGGGCCCTCACAATACTAAGTAGCATACCTTTTGGAAGGGAGTCCTTGGCTATTTAGTGTCATTTAGACAGTTACGGTTATAGGTTGTTACAACAATTTTAAAAAATATTTTTTGATTTGGGAATTCGGATGTTCGAGTTAAGGTTTACCAAGAATAGTTTATTAATTATTTTTTGACAATCAACAACTTACCAAACTACTTTAAGGCCAGCAGATTTGTATTGTTCCACATTTTTATCTTTACTAAGTAGCGTTAAGTTATTAGTAATAGCTTGCCATATCAACATTCTATCAAAAGGATCCCGGTGCCAGTTCGCGGCCAATTGATAATAGCCTGATGATTCAGATGGTAAAAGCGGCAGTAAACTAAACCCGGTTTCTTCAGAAAGTTTTGGTAATTGTTCAGGAGTTATACCATTTAGATCGAGTTTGCCTAATGAATATTTTAATGATATCTCCCAAAACGTTACAGCGCTTACAAAAACCTCGTTATTTCCATCTTCCAAAATTCTAATCACTTTAGATGACAGTTTCTTCTGATCTGATATAGCCCATAATAGGGTATGGGAAT is drawn from Mucilaginibacter ginsenosidivorax and contains these coding sequences:
- a CDS encoding type II toxin-antitoxin system VapC family toxin, which codes for MSFLLDSHTLLWAISDQKKLSSKVIRILEDGNNEVFVSAVTFWEISLKYSLGKLDLNGITPEQLPKLSEETGFSLLPLLPSESSGYYQLAANWHRDPFDRMLIWQAITNNLTLLSKDKNVEQYKSAGLKVVW
- a CDS encoding acyltransferase family protein, with translation MQTETGIPATANGNGPKIGYVDNLKVVLTVLVIMHHAFITYGAPGGWYFSEKTTLKAALIPMTLFVATNQAFFMGFFFFLSAYFTESSYNKKGALKFLGDRLKRLGIPLIFYSFILSPVLSYLVYRFAQGNNITYLQFLGGFHPWINFGVLWFVAALLLFSVLYVVVRFWFDKKPGVVNPMPPGGWKIILFTIALALASYFTRWLFPIGWILKPVGFQIGHFAQYVALFALGIIASRGRWLNNVNYQLGKKFAVMALIMIVVLFPVLYAVVTISKSPIETLNGHGNWQSLMYAVWEQFTGIFIIVALLGIACQTWNNQSAFFKKLSRLTFCVYIFHPLVLISLSVLLKPWAVDPAFKLLVVAPGAVVGSFLLAAVLVKVPGVKAVV
- a CDS encoding DUF4342 domain-containing protein — protein: MATKESFSINGDILLKKVKDLIAEGNIRKITITDHSGKELMTFPLAVGLVGIFLAPVLAAVGAVAALVGECTITVEREEPKEPEAEEKEEI
- a CDS encoding DoxX family protein codes for the protein MKDENIKTAARLLLGTGLIFAGISHLTFARKDFKAQVPDWVPLKIDDTVVYSGIAEITLGGALVLAPKKYKATTGKIAAAFFTAIFPGNISQYVNKRSAFGLDTDGKRFARLFFQPVLVYWALKSTGNVK
- a CDS encoding SPFH domain-containing protein; translated protein: MDKSIVMLFYAVPLILLLVLYKFVLRVFFGMVIVPDDRIGLVVKKFTLSSKSRLPDGRIIATNGEAGMQAKALAPGLYWGMWPWQYGITMEPFTIIEQNKLGLVKAKDGASFDTGRVLGKPVNCDKFQDAIAFLDNNGQKGPQAAFLTPGSYRINTFLFEIVTVPITQIQENKVGIITTLDGEPLAKGEIAGYSVEGHKNYQDPIAFINAGGRKGLQEDVILAGTYYLNPWFVIVEQVDMIYIPIGYVGVVNSFVGPEGKDTSGDAFKHGNIVKRNEKGVWDEPLDPGKHPVNIYTHAVEIVPTTNIVLNWADSRTEAHELDKNLCTITVRSSDGFTFNLDVSQIIHVPRNEAPKVIARFGKMKNLVSQVLEPTIANYFRNSAQRSDVIGFLANRIERQNDAKEHISTVLQSYNVIGVDTLIGDIVPPAALMKTLTDRKIAEQEKVTYEIQRHAQIERKEFESARAGADMQPEVVKSTRQVEINTQMAASRVAASRGEAEAKTINAKADAEVRITIAKADAEAKTVNAKADANATEVNGIAEGAKIKAIGMAEAEVTKQKTEAMGTEQYAIVRVAEALASNGIKLVPEILVSGKEGGGNGIIDALIGSEMLKKLQKANEEGGAVSGGE
- a CDS encoding sigma-70 RNA polymerase sigma factor region 4 domain-containing protein produces the protein MNTQLQSSGTVVEGKSLAVHNLYNNYAAMLLGYIFEVVKNRSEAEQYLIDVFTDAQSQIDEFYKPGVNAFCRLQLMARKKLADIFVSIGECNIADSQHQQPFSGANKFIQQMNAQQQFVFCGLHWHGKTIGKVAAELNKSENDIRKILKECFTIIRNSK
- a CDS encoding GNAT family N-acetyltransferase, with the protein product MEIRPATKQDYDSIWEIFSNVIQRGDTYAFDPETPKADLDKYWFGSPIETFVAEEDGKILGTYILKPNQPGLGSHIANCGYMVHPDTRGKGIGSLLCLHSIKTAKEQGYRGMQFNFVVSTNEKAVKLWQKHGFAIIGTTPGGFRHRQLGFVDTYIMYRNL
- a CDS encoding helix-turn-helix domain-containing protein — its product is MLTETLQEFYQRHPDGTNNPFSMNNAGQGHFNVFLRRGCVKRSPFGRRDFYKIALVIGTGIMHYTDNQVIIDRPALVFSGPLVPSSWEQNSVEQTGWFCLFTEAFIESHEHQHAIRNFPLFRPDTNHILFLDDAQLAFLSAVLNKMMQEMDSDYPNKYDLLRSYLQIMLHEALKIQPPQTAEKNMSGAARITSLFLEHLERQFPIDSPGQYLKLKTANDFAQNLAVHVNHLNRSVKEITGKTTTHHISERILKEAHALLKHTDWTIAQIANGLGFEEPAYFTNFFKKHTGAAPGVSRALIV